From the Lathyrus oleraceus cultivar Zhongwan6 chromosome 4, CAAS_Psat_ZW6_1.0, whole genome shotgun sequence genome, one window contains:
- the LOC127075588 gene encoding unknown seed protein USP yields the protein MEFKNLSILLLLFCAHVGINESKLEEDYWKSVWPNTPTPKELSNLLLSDKETSTPIKSEEEKQYWTIFFEHDLYPGKIMNLGIHKHLDTKSSKLTTHVTHRTNLPFGVWIWFKEEIDRTNQPCEFSMCDKKESGKENQPFKFSVWDKKETRYFVAHTSDEKEAHILNNYCGTPSAIGEDKHCALSLESMMDFSISKLGKNIKMMSSSFAQNHDKYVVEEVKKVGDKAVMCHRLNIEKVVFYCHMVNATTTYMVPLVASDGTKSKALTICHHDTRGMNPIVLHEVLNVKPGTVPICHFIGNKAIAWVPDVSQANEHPCII from the exons ATGGAGTTTAAAAATCTATCAATTTTACTTCTCCTTTTT TGCGCTCATGTGGGAATCAATGAATCTAAATTAGAAGAAGATTATTGGAAGTCTGTTTGGCCAAACACTCCAACACCTAAAGAACTTTCAAATCTGTTGTTGTCTG ATAAAGAAACCAGTACACCTATCAAAAGTGAAGAAGAGAAACAATATTGGACCATCTTTTTTGAACATGACCTTTATCCGGGGAAAATAATGAATTTAGGTATCCATAAACATTTAGATACCAAATCATCAAAATTAACAACACATGTAACTCATAGAACAAATCTACCTTTTGGAGTATGGATTTGGTTTAAAGAAGAAATTGATAGAACAAATCAACCTTGTGAATTTAGTATGTGTGATAAAAAAGAATCTGGAAAAGAAAATCAACCTTTTAAATTTAGTGTGTGGGATAAAAAAGAAACTAGATATTTTGTAGCACACACATCAGATGAAAAAGAAGCTCACATTCTTAACAACTATTGTGGAACCCCATCAGCAATAGGAGAAGATAAACATTGTGCCCTATCACTAGAATCAATGATGGATTTTTCTATTTCAAAGCTTGGAAAGAATATCAAAATGATGTCAAGTTCCTTTGCTCAAAATCATGACAAATATGTAGTGGAGGAAGTAAAGAAAGTTGGAGACAAAGCAGTGATGTGCCATAGATTGAATATTGAAAAAGTTGTATTTTATTGCCACATGGTAAATGCAACAACAACTTACATGGTTCCATTGGTAGCCTCTGATGGAACTAAATCAAAAGCACTAACTATTTGTCACCATGACACTAGAGGTATGAATCCTATTGTCTTGCATGAAGTTCTCAATGTTAAACCGGGAACGGTTCCTATTTGCCATTTTATTGGAAATAAGGCTATTGCTTGGGTACCCGATGTAAGTCAGGCTAATGAACATCCTTGTATTATCTAG